The proteins below are encoded in one region of Gammaproteobacteria bacterium:
- a CDS encoding UDP-N-acetylmuramoyl-tripeptide--D-alanyl-D-alanine ligase has product MMKYKDIIAACEAQAESKELLEFEVSHISIDTRTLKVGAVYVAIQGEAQDGHDYVQVAKEKGALAVIVSRKILCDIPQILVKDTTVALGKIAAYWRKQFSLPIIAITGSVGKTTTRSMIAKILIEAFGEEHVLVPEKNFNNQWGLPLVLCRLNAKHKIAVLEMGMNHLEEIRYLMKIAQPTVGVITNAGSNHLGFLGSLENIAKAKGEMFEELSATGSAVINADDRFFSYWNGLLTVQAKSTFGLRSGNITAKNIQSDSFILVTPIGEINVKRVLLGEHNIANALAASAAVLSAGMNDLAVIKRGLETVVPEHGRLEPIITSQGVILLNDTYNGGETSILAALQVLSEYKTIGRKIAVIGDMSELEEFSIPMHKKMGEHVARFSPDIFIAFGPLMKHAYDEYLEQNKQHFLSHDETVDYLKSILKNNDVVLLKGARVMSMETICDSLINFV; this is encoded by the coding sequence GTGATGAAATATAAAGATATTATTGCGGCTTGTGAAGCGCAGGCGGAATCAAAAGAATTGCTTGAATTTGAAGTTTCACATATCTCTATTGATACTCGAACGCTGAAAGTTGGAGCTGTTTATGTTGCCATCCAAGGAGAGGCGCAAGATGGCCATGATTATGTACAAGTGGCAAAAGAAAAGGGCGCTCTTGCAGTCATTGTTTCTCGTAAAATATTATGCGATATCCCGCAGATTTTAGTTAAGGATACTACTGTAGCGCTTGGAAAAATTGCCGCTTATTGGCGTAAACAATTTTCGTTGCCAATTATTGCCATTACCGGCAGTGTTGGAAAAACCACTACGCGCAGTATGATTGCAAAAATTTTGATAGAGGCTTTTGGCGAAGAACATGTGTTGGTGCCGGAGAAAAATTTTAATAATCAATGGGGTCTTCCTTTGGTGTTGTGTAGGCTCAATGCGAAACATAAAATTGCAGTGCTTGAAATGGGCATGAATCATTTAGAGGAAATTCGCTATTTAATGAAAATCGCACAGCCCACAGTAGGCGTCATCACGAATGCAGGGTCCAATCATTTAGGCTTTTTGGGTTCATTAGAAAATATCGCCAAAGCTAAAGGTGAAATGTTCGAGGAATTGTCCGCAACCGGATCTGCAGTAATAAACGCAGATGATCGATTTTTTTCCTACTGGAATGGTCTTTTAACGGTTCAAGCCAAATCGACATTTGGATTACGCTCAGGGAATATTACTGCAAAAAATATTCAATCGGATAGTTTTATATTGGTGACGCCTATTGGTGAGATTAATGTAAAACGTGTTTTATTGGGCGAACATAATATTGCCAATGCTTTGGCAGCTTCAGCGGCAGTGTTGTCAGCCGGCATGAATGATCTTGCTGTAATTAAACGTGGTTTAGAAACGGTGGTGCCAGAACATGGACGGCTCGAGCCAATAATCACTTCACAAGGTGTGATTCTTCTCAATGATACGTATAACGGTGGAGAAACTTCAATATTAGCAGCATTACAAGTTTTATCTGAGTATAAAACTATTGGCAGAAAGATCGCGGTGATTGGCGATATGTCAGAGTTAGAAGAGTTTAGTATTCCCATGCATAAAAAAATGGGTGAGCATGTCGCACGATTTTCGCCTGATATTTTTATCGCGTTTGGGCCATTGATGAAACATGCTTATGATGAATATCTTGAACAAAACAAACAGCATTTTTTGTCGCATGATGAAACTGTCGATTATTTAAAATCTATTCTAAAAAATAATGACGTTGTATTGTTAAAAGGCGCGCGAGTCATGAGCATGGAAACTATTTGTGATAGTTTAATCAACTTCGTTTAA